The Toxorhynchites rutilus septentrionalis strain SRP chromosome 3, ASM2978413v1, whole genome shotgun sequence genome includes a region encoding these proteins:
- the LOC129776984 gene encoding uncharacterized protein LOC129776984 yields the protein MIMYSNGSQVTLLRYFYSEISQSIQKEITHIQLAGVVGITYLEFAEIALCITDNRLFFSVPITFGNRCNDTAVGDEYFELTNELLTEAKQMTCYLTSEVEIGKTITSAIGHEQQKFDILTCINNQSLYRNSIQSKLIFHNTAPARTHDSVWIESRSTDSIIFAEIAIIFQNKIGEILARQRRWNLVLTSNARVAQLQIGTSISCENNSVRLIYPIDRRSVDYQGLPSFQIGLLGVVDHFLDSILLDISLKLNYDYNIGHLFDVTLSASKRHSEVNENGLQNTVRSLICQCEQQLLSTYPAIECCINRTKSVENMVEFLSSIGISNFTIAGKETRMVYAHIENLESSVIWDPERDHLSLKSTSPGMLKELKMLCSEKLEPSEKTELNTLKAMQLELVQCEFQREIITAFYRRLRTSRS from the exons ATGATCATGTACTCGAATGGTAGCCAAGTTACTCTGTTGCGATATTTTTATTCGGAAATAAGCCAATCAATACAGAAGGAAATAACACACATCCAGCTCGCGGGGGTGGTTGGGATAACATATCTGGAGTTTGCAGAAATTGCCCTCTGCATCACAGACAATCGGCTGTTTTTCTCTGTACCAATAACGTTTGGAAACCGGTGTAATGATACTGCTGTAGGCGACGAATATTTTGAACTAACGAATGAATTGTTAACTGAGGCGAAACAAATGACCTGTTATCTAACTAGCGAAGTTGAAATTGGGAAGACGATTACAAGTGCTATTGGACACGAACAACAAAAGTTTGATATTTTGACATGCATAAATAATCAGTCATTGTACAGAAATTCAATTCAGTCTAAACTGATATTCCACAACACTGCACCCGCACGCACTCATGATTCCGTCTGGATAGAGAGCAGATCAACGGACAGCATTATTTTTGCGGAAATAGCTAtaatatttcagaataaaatcGGTGAAATTTTGGCACGTCAGAGACGATGGAATCTTGTCCTCACATCGAATGCAAGAGTGGCTCAGCTTCAAATTGGCACTAGCATTTCCTGCGAGAACAATAGCGTTAGACTGATCTACCCAATAGATAGGAGAAGTGTGGACTATCAAGGCCTACCGAGCTTTCAAATCGGATTGTTAGGTGTAGTTGATCATTTTCTCGATAGCATTTTATTAGATATTTCACTAAAACTGAACTACGATTACAATATTGGACATCTGTTCGACGTTACACTAAGCGCAAGTAAACGTCACTCTGAAGTGAATGAAAATGGTCTACAAAATACAGTGCGATCGTTGATTTGCCAATGTGAACAACAATTACTAAGCACTTATCCCGCCATTGAGTGTTGCATCAATAGAACTAAGTCTGTTGAAAATATGGTTGAATTCCTATCCTCCATTGGAATCAGCAATTTTACCATTGCTGGCAAAGAGACCCGGATGGTATACGCTCATATTGAAAACCTTGAAAGTTCGGTCATTTGGGATCCTGAACGAGATCACCTTAGCTTAAAATCAACATCACCCGGAATGTTGAAAGAGTTGAAAATGTTATGCAGTGAAAAGTTGGAGCCATCTGAGAAAACAGAATTGAATACACTGAAG GCCATGCAACTCGAACTTGTGCAGTGTGAATTCCAGCGCGAAATTATTACTGCTTTCTACAGACGATTAAGAACTTCCAGAAGTTGA
- the LOC129777082 gene encoding X-ray repair cross-complementing protein 5, giving the protein MARTKEACMIILDVGKHTLVSKAKNNQTFFERAKNCVSKIVQRKIFSKPQDEVGLILMGTEETSNQLNVEFGGYDHISEAFELGPSNWQMLRILEKRIKPSSSSAEWINALEVAIHFLNTCARAKKFAYLKIILISTLANSASVDTEQVESVIEKLTKMPCELNIINDSIEHGLDLETQDEDHSTFGTVGIFGQQSSKSKEQRANEKLVSDIVLKSNGALCNIDSAELLLVHFEKKATRAAPWNSMLTIGTQIEISISAYLLISEEKGLGPFKTECVDPNATVQMKTTYYKNDTPFEPDLDNLIKGYMYGSTVVPYDSAMDIDYKSGEQRLACHGFTMTGNILEEYLCGNGTYVVVARKDCSASEAKLSALIKAMIDLDVVMIATKVYRRDTRPRINVLMPTYRKGYPCLIMLELCFQEELALLKFPPLLTNKNKPTDSQYEAIDKLIDSMDLMDALDGDTGSKEAFALHKTLNPIHQHVYRTVAHRALYPKAPLPAMDEELKELVDVPTKLKERSKLHMEQVKQLFSLKEVKVNSRIQWLRKSAQIGLQTDATSAGSSQQNELDAADELDDHRIIVEVGTVTPAEDFALLLKRGEKFATVCTQLQRVISDLVFKSMTIQYEKIAMSIMMYREEAKLLGPYRYNEWIVEFKKSLFGRNKHEFWEQIIVKERFGLIEANESDMSTVTADEGREFYSISSANKTVSEDNVDYIDADDLFANM; this is encoded by the exons ATGGCGCGTACTAAG GAAGCATGTATGATAATCCTAGATGTAGGTAAGCATACATTGGTATCAAAGGCGAAGAACAACCAAACGTTCTTCGAACGGGCCAAGAACTGTGTATCAAAAATCGTACAACGAAAG attttcagcaaaccaCAAGATGAGGTCGGTCTCATACTCATGGGGACCGAAGAAACCAGCAACCAGCTCAATGTTGAGTTCGGAGGGTACGACCATATTTCTGAGGCTTTCGAGCTTGGCCCAAGCAATTGGCAGATGCTTAGAATCTTGGAAAAACGCATCAAACCGTCGTCTTCCAGCGCAGAGTGGATAAACGCACTGGAAGTGGCCATACATTTTCTTAACACTTGCGCGCG agCTAAGAAATTTGCTTATTTGAAAATCATTTTAATTTCAACGCTCGCAAATTCGGCCAGTGTCGATACGGAGCAAGTTGAATCggtgattgaaaaattaaccAAAATGCCATGCGAGCTGAACATTATTAACGACAGTATCGAGCACGGATTAGATTTAGAGACCCAGGATGAGGATCATTCTACATTTGGCACAGTTGGAATATTTGGACAGCAGTCAAGCAAATCAAAGGAGCAACGTGCCAATGAGAAACTGGTCTCCGATATTGTATTGAAATCGAACGGTGCTTTGTGCAACATCGATTCCGCCGAATTGCTTCTCGTTCATTTCGAGAAGAAAGCAACGAGGGCAGCTCCTTGGAACAGTATGTTGACTATTGGCACGCAAATAGAGATAAGCATTTCCGCATACCTTCTGATATCAGAGGAAAAGGGGTTGGGTCCTTTCAAAACTGAATGTGTGGACCCCAATGCAACGGTACAAATGAAAACCacgtactataaaaatgataccCCTTTCGAGCCGGATTTGGATAATCTCATCAAGGGATACATGTACGGATCCACGGTGGTGCCTTACGACAGTGCGATGGATATTGATTATAAATCCGGTGAACAGCGCTTAGCCTGTCATGGATTTACGATGACAGGGAATATTTTGGAGGAATATTTGTGCGGCAACGGAACTTACGTTGTTGTGGCCAGGAAAGATTGTTCCGCTTCGGAAGCGAAGTTGAGTGCTTTGATAAAGGCAATGATCGACTTGGATGTGGTAATGATAGCAACTAAAGTATACCGAAGAGATACCCGGCCAAGGATCAATGTGCTAATGCCAACATACCGGAAAGGTTATCCATGTTTGATCATGCTGGAATTGTGTTTCCAAG AGGAACTGGCACTGCTGAAATTTCCACCACTACTCACCAACAAAAATAAACCCACTGATTCGCAATATGAAGCCATTGATAAGCTGATTGATTCAATGGATCTGATGGATGCATTGGATGGAGATACCGGCAGCAAAGAAGCTTTTGCCCTGCACAAGACTTTGAATCCAATTCACCAACACGTTTATAGAACCGTAGCTCATCGTGCACTGTATCCAAAAGCTCCACTTCCGGCAATGGATGAAGAATTAAAGGAACTTGTTGACGTCCCTACTAAACTCAAGGAGAGATCCAAACTTCACATGGAACAAGTGAAAcaactattttcattgaagGAAGTTAAAGTCAATTCACGTATTCAGTGGCTTCGAAAATCCGCACAAATCGGATTACAAACTGACGCTACATCTGCCGGGAGCTCGCAGCAGAACGAGCTAGATGCTGCTGATGAGCTGGACGACCATCGAATAATTGTTGAGGTAGGCACTGTCACCCCAGCCGAAGATTTCGCTTTGCTGCTTAAACGTGGCGAAAAATTCGCCACGGTATGTACCCAACTGCAGCGTGTTATATCAGACCTCGTGTTCAAATCGATGACTATCCAGTACGAGAAGATAGCGATGTCAATTATGATGTATCGGGAAGAAGCAAAGTTGTTGGGACCTTACCGCTACAATGAATGGATTGTAGAgtttaaaaaaagtttgttcggACGGAATAAGCATGAATTTTGGGAACAGATAATAGTGAAGGAACGTTTCGGACTAATAGAAGCGAACGAAAGTGACATGAGTACTGTAACAGCGGACGAAGGAAGGGAGTTCTACAGCATAAGCTCAGCGAATAAAACTGTTTCAGAAGATAATGTCGACTACATCGACGCCGATGATTTGTTTGCCAACATGTAA